A single window of Channa argus isolate prfri chromosome 2, Channa argus male v1.0, whole genome shotgun sequence DNA harbors:
- the cilp gene encoding cartilage intermediate layer protein 1 isoform X2, whose amino-acid sequence MSLRLVLIIVRLAAFTVTARESWRKGNKESGPAAFHSDDYEWTTWFNVDHPGGHGDYEQLEAIRFYYRARVCETPRAIEARTTEWVPARETGEKVHADPTLGFWCLNEEQGPERNCSNYAVRFLCPKGQSVHIEGTWGPWSDWSSCPALCGQVGVQLRTRSCQSASLPCTGPKVEGKECMGPECTKTECSLQCLMGRINAECDTCMCEEHTLLGSVRRAGGLIAEGAAILRYNKLLTLTDHNGHFRIPGICPDGNTTLTVTLQGHATLKVVVPNSAERISVLSLQLKRTERLYVLSNPESKARRVGQTTAFCCKVAGTPQPDKYQWFHNNSLLERQTESTLVLKELHPGQAGEYYCTASGPSGAIKSKPATLKILGKDEHSCNPHPESHFIRLPHDCYQNGTDSFYYDVGKCPSSTCAGQLDNGIRCKDKVAYCCGAEKLEKRQITCQGYELPTMVVTECGCQKCVDTKAIVYGRAIAADSGEPVRFGHIFMNGVRIGRTGYKGTFSIQVPPDTERLVVTFVDNMQKFVNTTKVLTFNTKGGSVYHEVKLLRKKAPVTISSTETNILELGEVEGQEAMVQIQIPPHSFYKENGEVFTGNVNASVTFLDPRDVSTAAAAQSDLNFIGDEGDTLPLRTYGMFSVDFRGQENNEPLNAGEVKVFLDSAQVQMSEHLNDIKLWSLNPGTGLWEEEGSLQMEKKKRGKREERTFLIGNMEIRERRLFNLDVPENRRCYVKVRAFRSERYMPSEQVGGVVVSLINMEPTAGYSTNPRAWGRFDSVVTGSNGACLPAFCDELKTDAYSAYVMANLGGEELEAVPSAPKLNPNLIGVPQPYLGKLNYRRSDHEDSRLKKTAFSINVAKPSANTAEEGNGPVYAFENLKECEEAPFSAAHFRFSRVEGDRYDYNTVPFNEDDPMSWTEDYLNWWPKPMEYRACYIKVKLSSPHEINVRSRNMGGTHPKTVGQLYGLRDTRSIRDMDHTNVSAVCVEFKCSGMLYDQERVDRTLVKVIPQGSCKRDHVNAKLQEYLVNHLPLAVNNDTNEFTMLAPLDPLGHNYGIYTVTDQDPRTAKEIALGRCFDGSSDGTSRVMKSNEGIALTFTCGDNEANRQSVFQALQSPQGQIRANVVRGESRQKRRRERANGLRSSRRRSARNPTGKHSKATS is encoded by the exons ATGTCACTAAGGCTTGTTCTCATCATCGTGCGACTCGCAGCGTTCACTGTTACTGCTCGAG AATCATGGAGAAAGGGCAACAAAGAGTCTGGGCCTGCTGCTTTCCACTCTGATG ACTACGAGTGGACCACGTGGTTTAATGTGGATCACCCTGGAGGTCACGGAGACTATGAGCAGCTGGAAGCCATTCGATTCTATTACCGTGCCCGGGTATGTGAGACTCCACGGGCAATTGAAGCCCGGACCACTGAATGGGTCCCAGCCCGTGAAACTGGGGAGAAAGTCCATGCAGACCCCACTTTGGGATTCTGGTGCCTCAATGAGGAGCAAGGTCCTGAACGCAACTGTTCCAACTACGCAGTCCGCTTCCTATGTCCTAAAG GGCAAAGTGTGCATATTGAGGGTACCTGGGGCCCATGGTCAGACTGGAGCTCATGTCCTGCCCTCTGTGGTCAAGTTGGGGTCCAGCTTCGCACCAGAAGCTGCCAGTCTGCTTCTCTGCCTTGCACTGGGCCTAAGGTAGAAGGCAAAGAATGCATGGGCCCTGAATGCACAAAGACAG AATGTTCCCTACAGTGTCTGATGGGGAGGATAAATGCTGAGTgtgacacatgcatgtgtgaagaGCACACCTTGTTGGGCTCCGTGCGTAGAGCTGGTGGTCTCATTGCTGAAGGGGCTGCAATTCTTCGCTATAACAAACTCCTCACCCTCACAGACCATAACGGACATTTTCGCATCCCTGGTATCTGCCCTGATGGCAACACCACCCTGACAGTCACCCTGCAGGGTCATGCTACTCTTAAGGTTGTTGTGCCCAACAGTGCTGAACGCATCTCAGTCCTCAGTTTACAGCTGAAAAGAACTG AGAGGCTTTATGTATTGAGCAACCCTGAGAGCAAGGCCAGGAGGGTGGGACAAACCACCGCCTTCTGCTGCAAAGTGGCAGGAACACCACAGCCAGACAAGTACCAATG GTTTCACAACAACAGTCTCCTGGAGAGGCAGACTGAGAGCACCTTGGTACTAAAAGAGCTGCATCCAGGGCAGGCAGGGGAGTACTACTGTACAGCAAGTGGTCCATCAGGCGCTATTAAGTCCAAACCGGCTACACTGAAAATCTTAG GTAAGGATGAACATTCATGTAACCCCCACCCTGAATCCCACTTTATTCGGCTTCCACACGACTGTTACCAAAACGGCACAGATTCGTTCTACTATGATGTGGGAAAGTGCCCCTCAAGTACATGTGCTGGACAGCTGGACAACGGCATCAGATGCAAAGACAAAGTGGCATACTGCTGTGGTGCGGAAAAGCTGGAGAAGAGGCAGATAACATGCCAGGGTTACGAACTGCCCACCATGGTGGTGACTGAGTGTGGCTGCCAGAAATGTGTGGACACAAAGGCTATTGTGTACGGTAGGGCCATTGCTGCAGACAGTGGGGAGCCAGTGAGGTTTGGCCACATTTTTATGAATGGAGTCAGAATCGGTCGCACAGGGTACAAAGGTACCTTCTCCATCCAGGTACCTCCAGACACAGAGAGGCTGGTCGTGACATTTGTGGACAACATGCAGAAATTTGTGAATACCACAAAGGTACTTACATTTAACACCAAAGGAGGATCTGTTTACCATGAGGTCAAACTTCTAAGAAAGAAAGCTCCTGTGACCATCAGCTCCACGGAAACCAATATTTTGGAGCTTGGCGAAGTAGAGGGCCAGGAAGCAATGGTTCAAATCCAGATTCCTCCTCATTCTTTCTATAAGGAGAATGGAGAAGTGTTCACAGGTAATGTCAATGCTAGTGTGACGTTCTTGGACCCAAGGGATGTTtccacagctgcagctgctcaaagtGATCTAAACTTTATAGGAGATGAAGGCGATACCTTACCACTGAGAACCTATGGAATGTTCTCAGTTGACTTTAGGGGTCAGGAAAATAATGAGCCACTGAATGCAGGTGAAGTGAAAGTGTTCCTGGATTCTGCTCAGGTACAGATGTCTGAACACCTCAACGACATAAAGTTATGGTCACTGAACCCTGGCACTGGCCTttgggaggaggagggaagtctgcagatggaaaagaaaaaaagaggcaaaagGGAAGAGAGAACCTTTTTGATTGGTAACATGGAAATCAGAGAGAGACGTCTGTTTAACCTGGATGTCCCTGAGAACCGCCGGTGTTATGTTAAAGTAAGGGCCTTCCGCAGTGAACGCTACATGCCCAGTGAGCAAGTTGGGGGAGTTGTGGTGAGTCTCATAAACATGGAGCCCACAGCCGGCTACTCCACTAACCCACGTGCCTGGGGACGATTTGATAGTGTTGTCACTGGGTCAAACGGTGCTTGTCTTCCTGCCTTCTGTGATGAGCTAAAGACTGATGCCTACTCTGCCTATGTCATGGCCAACCTTGGAGGGGAGGAACTGGAGGCTGTCCCGTCTGCTCCTAAACTCAATCCCAACCTCATTGGAGTGCCCCAGCCTTACCTGGGTAAACTGAACTACAGGCGATCTGATCACGAAGACTCGCGCTTAAAAAAGACGGCATTCAGCATCAATGTAGCGAAACCAAGTGCCAACACAGCAGAAGAAGGGAATGGTCCAGTGTATGCATTTGAGAACTTGAAAGAATGTGAAGAGGCCCCATTCAGTGCAGCACACTTCCGCTTCTCAAGAGTGGAAGGAGACAGATACGATTACAACACAGTGCCATTCAATGAAGATGATCCAATGAGCTGGACTGAGGACTACCTGAACTGGTGGCCCAAACCCATGGAATACAGGGCTTGCTACATTAAAGTCAAACTCAGCAGCCCACATGAGATCAATGTGCGATCTCGCAACATGGGTGGCACCCATCCCAAGACAGTGGGCCAGCTTTATGGACTCCGAGACACTCGCAGCATCCGTGACATGGATCACACCAATgtgtcagctgtgtgtgttgagtTCAAGTGCAGTGGAATGCTGTATGATCAGGAACGTGTTGATCGTACCTTGGTTAAGGTGATTCCACAAGGAAGCTGCAAGAGAGATCATGTCAATGCTAAGCTTCAGGAGTATTTAGTCAACCATTTGCCCTTAGCTGTGAACAATGACACTAATGAGTTCACTATGCTGGCACCTCTTGACCCCCTGGGCCATAATTATGGAATTTACACAGTGACTGACCAGGATCCCCGGACAGCCAAAGAGATTGCACTTGGACGCTGCTTTGATGGCTCTTCTGATGGCACATCTCGAGTCATGAAGAGCAACGAAGGCATAGCACTGACATTCACCTGCGGAGATAATGAGGCAAACCGCCAGAGTGTTTTTCAGGCACTGCAGAGTCCTCAAGGTCAGATAAGGGCAAATGTGGTGAGAGGAGAAAGCAGGCAGAAAAGACGCCGAGAGAGGGCTAATGGACTTCGCAGCAGCCGTAGGCGAAGCGCCAGAAATCCTACAGGAAAACATTCAAAAGCTACGAGCTAA
- the cilp gene encoding cartilage intermediate layer protein 1 isoform X1 has product MSLRLVLIIVRLAAFTVTARESWRKGNKESGPAAFHSDDYEWTTWFNVDHPGGHGDYEQLEAIRFYYRARVCETPRAIEARTTEWVPARETGEKVHADPTLGFWCLNEEQGPERNCSNYAVRFLCPKAGQSVHIEGTWGPWSDWSSCPALCGQVGVQLRTRSCQSASLPCTGPKVEGKECMGPECTKTECSLQCLMGRINAECDTCMCEEHTLLGSVRRAGGLIAEGAAILRYNKLLTLTDHNGHFRIPGICPDGNTTLTVTLQGHATLKVVVPNSAERISVLSLQLKRTERLYVLSNPESKARRVGQTTAFCCKVAGTPQPDKYQWFHNNSLLERQTESTLVLKELHPGQAGEYYCTASGPSGAIKSKPATLKILGKDEHSCNPHPESHFIRLPHDCYQNGTDSFYYDVGKCPSSTCAGQLDNGIRCKDKVAYCCGAEKLEKRQITCQGYELPTMVVTECGCQKCVDTKAIVYGRAIAADSGEPVRFGHIFMNGVRIGRTGYKGTFSIQVPPDTERLVVTFVDNMQKFVNTTKVLTFNTKGGSVYHEVKLLRKKAPVTISSTETNILELGEVEGQEAMVQIQIPPHSFYKENGEVFTGNVNASVTFLDPRDVSTAAAAQSDLNFIGDEGDTLPLRTYGMFSVDFRGQENNEPLNAGEVKVFLDSAQVQMSEHLNDIKLWSLNPGTGLWEEEGSLQMEKKKRGKREERTFLIGNMEIRERRLFNLDVPENRRCYVKVRAFRSERYMPSEQVGGVVVSLINMEPTAGYSTNPRAWGRFDSVVTGSNGACLPAFCDELKTDAYSAYVMANLGGEELEAVPSAPKLNPNLIGVPQPYLGKLNYRRSDHEDSRLKKTAFSINVAKPSANTAEEGNGPVYAFENLKECEEAPFSAAHFRFSRVEGDRYDYNTVPFNEDDPMSWTEDYLNWWPKPMEYRACYIKVKLSSPHEINVRSRNMGGTHPKTVGQLYGLRDTRSIRDMDHTNVSAVCVEFKCSGMLYDQERVDRTLVKVIPQGSCKRDHVNAKLQEYLVNHLPLAVNNDTNEFTMLAPLDPLGHNYGIYTVTDQDPRTAKEIALGRCFDGSSDGTSRVMKSNEGIALTFTCGDNEANRQSVFQALQSPQGQIRANVVRGESRQKRRRERANGLRSSRRRSARNPTGKHSKATS; this is encoded by the exons ATGTCACTAAGGCTTGTTCTCATCATCGTGCGACTCGCAGCGTTCACTGTTACTGCTCGAG AATCATGGAGAAAGGGCAACAAAGAGTCTGGGCCTGCTGCTTTCCACTCTGATG ACTACGAGTGGACCACGTGGTTTAATGTGGATCACCCTGGAGGTCACGGAGACTATGAGCAGCTGGAAGCCATTCGATTCTATTACCGTGCCCGGGTATGTGAGACTCCACGGGCAATTGAAGCCCGGACCACTGAATGGGTCCCAGCCCGTGAAACTGGGGAGAAAGTCCATGCAGACCCCACTTTGGGATTCTGGTGCCTCAATGAGGAGCAAGGTCCTGAACGCAACTGTTCCAACTACGCAGTCCGCTTCCTATGTCCTAAAG CAGGGCAAAGTGTGCATATTGAGGGTACCTGGGGCCCATGGTCAGACTGGAGCTCATGTCCTGCCCTCTGTGGTCAAGTTGGGGTCCAGCTTCGCACCAGAAGCTGCCAGTCTGCTTCTCTGCCTTGCACTGGGCCTAAGGTAGAAGGCAAAGAATGCATGGGCCCTGAATGCACAAAGACAG AATGTTCCCTACAGTGTCTGATGGGGAGGATAAATGCTGAGTgtgacacatgcatgtgtgaagaGCACACCTTGTTGGGCTCCGTGCGTAGAGCTGGTGGTCTCATTGCTGAAGGGGCTGCAATTCTTCGCTATAACAAACTCCTCACCCTCACAGACCATAACGGACATTTTCGCATCCCTGGTATCTGCCCTGATGGCAACACCACCCTGACAGTCACCCTGCAGGGTCATGCTACTCTTAAGGTTGTTGTGCCCAACAGTGCTGAACGCATCTCAGTCCTCAGTTTACAGCTGAAAAGAACTG AGAGGCTTTATGTATTGAGCAACCCTGAGAGCAAGGCCAGGAGGGTGGGACAAACCACCGCCTTCTGCTGCAAAGTGGCAGGAACACCACAGCCAGACAAGTACCAATG GTTTCACAACAACAGTCTCCTGGAGAGGCAGACTGAGAGCACCTTGGTACTAAAAGAGCTGCATCCAGGGCAGGCAGGGGAGTACTACTGTACAGCAAGTGGTCCATCAGGCGCTATTAAGTCCAAACCGGCTACACTGAAAATCTTAG GTAAGGATGAACATTCATGTAACCCCCACCCTGAATCCCACTTTATTCGGCTTCCACACGACTGTTACCAAAACGGCACAGATTCGTTCTACTATGATGTGGGAAAGTGCCCCTCAAGTACATGTGCTGGACAGCTGGACAACGGCATCAGATGCAAAGACAAAGTGGCATACTGCTGTGGTGCGGAAAAGCTGGAGAAGAGGCAGATAACATGCCAGGGTTACGAACTGCCCACCATGGTGGTGACTGAGTGTGGCTGCCAGAAATGTGTGGACACAAAGGCTATTGTGTACGGTAGGGCCATTGCTGCAGACAGTGGGGAGCCAGTGAGGTTTGGCCACATTTTTATGAATGGAGTCAGAATCGGTCGCACAGGGTACAAAGGTACCTTCTCCATCCAGGTACCTCCAGACACAGAGAGGCTGGTCGTGACATTTGTGGACAACATGCAGAAATTTGTGAATACCACAAAGGTACTTACATTTAACACCAAAGGAGGATCTGTTTACCATGAGGTCAAACTTCTAAGAAAGAAAGCTCCTGTGACCATCAGCTCCACGGAAACCAATATTTTGGAGCTTGGCGAAGTAGAGGGCCAGGAAGCAATGGTTCAAATCCAGATTCCTCCTCATTCTTTCTATAAGGAGAATGGAGAAGTGTTCACAGGTAATGTCAATGCTAGTGTGACGTTCTTGGACCCAAGGGATGTTtccacagctgcagctgctcaaagtGATCTAAACTTTATAGGAGATGAAGGCGATACCTTACCACTGAGAACCTATGGAATGTTCTCAGTTGACTTTAGGGGTCAGGAAAATAATGAGCCACTGAATGCAGGTGAAGTGAAAGTGTTCCTGGATTCTGCTCAGGTACAGATGTCTGAACACCTCAACGACATAAAGTTATGGTCACTGAACCCTGGCACTGGCCTttgggaggaggagggaagtctgcagatggaaaagaaaaaaagaggcaaaagGGAAGAGAGAACCTTTTTGATTGGTAACATGGAAATCAGAGAGAGACGTCTGTTTAACCTGGATGTCCCTGAGAACCGCCGGTGTTATGTTAAAGTAAGGGCCTTCCGCAGTGAACGCTACATGCCCAGTGAGCAAGTTGGGGGAGTTGTGGTGAGTCTCATAAACATGGAGCCCACAGCCGGCTACTCCACTAACCCACGTGCCTGGGGACGATTTGATAGTGTTGTCACTGGGTCAAACGGTGCTTGTCTTCCTGCCTTCTGTGATGAGCTAAAGACTGATGCCTACTCTGCCTATGTCATGGCCAACCTTGGAGGGGAGGAACTGGAGGCTGTCCCGTCTGCTCCTAAACTCAATCCCAACCTCATTGGAGTGCCCCAGCCTTACCTGGGTAAACTGAACTACAGGCGATCTGATCACGAAGACTCGCGCTTAAAAAAGACGGCATTCAGCATCAATGTAGCGAAACCAAGTGCCAACACAGCAGAAGAAGGGAATGGTCCAGTGTATGCATTTGAGAACTTGAAAGAATGTGAAGAGGCCCCATTCAGTGCAGCACACTTCCGCTTCTCAAGAGTGGAAGGAGACAGATACGATTACAACACAGTGCCATTCAATGAAGATGATCCAATGAGCTGGACTGAGGACTACCTGAACTGGTGGCCCAAACCCATGGAATACAGGGCTTGCTACATTAAAGTCAAACTCAGCAGCCCACATGAGATCAATGTGCGATCTCGCAACATGGGTGGCACCCATCCCAAGACAGTGGGCCAGCTTTATGGACTCCGAGACACTCGCAGCATCCGTGACATGGATCACACCAATgtgtcagctgtgtgtgttgagtTCAAGTGCAGTGGAATGCTGTATGATCAGGAACGTGTTGATCGTACCTTGGTTAAGGTGATTCCACAAGGAAGCTGCAAGAGAGATCATGTCAATGCTAAGCTTCAGGAGTATTTAGTCAACCATTTGCCCTTAGCTGTGAACAATGACACTAATGAGTTCACTATGCTGGCACCTCTTGACCCCCTGGGCCATAATTATGGAATTTACACAGTGACTGACCAGGATCCCCGGACAGCCAAAGAGATTGCACTTGGACGCTGCTTTGATGGCTCTTCTGATGGCACATCTCGAGTCATGAAGAGCAACGAAGGCATAGCACTGACATTCACCTGCGGAGATAATGAGGCAAACCGCCAGAGTGTTTTTCAGGCACTGCAGAGTCCTCAAGGTCAGATAAGGGCAAATGTGGTGAGAGGAGAAAGCAGGCAGAAAAGACGCCGAGAGAGGGCTAATGGACTTCGCAGCAGCCGTAGGCGAAGCGCCAGAAATCCTACAGGAAAACATTCAAAAGCTACGAGCTAA